The following DNA comes from Epinephelus moara isolate mb chromosome 2, YSFRI_EMoa_1.0, whole genome shotgun sequence.
AAactgaaaaatgtaataaaggTCTTATGACTAGATTTCAACACATGGATCCTCTTCAAGACATGGCTTCAAGCTCAAGCAGCATAGGGCCTAACTCATGTCAGCTGATACTGTGCTTTACTGGTGCATAAACTTCATAATTACAGGTGtcaaaaaaataacttaaaattaaagggatagtttggattttttgaagtcaGGTTGCATGGGGTACTCATCGAaggtcagtgtattacatacagtagatgtcagctgGCACACCCCCAGGAGCAGGCAGGAGTCTGACAGAGAAGCTAAACAATATACTGaagtggaggggtcagcaacaaaacatatttaaccCACCTAAAAGAAATCACTATCACCTTAAGTGTGTGTTATATTGAGAGTTTTTACTTAATGTCAGATGGCCTGTTTTGACAGGAAAGCCGTTAATGGTTTCAGTTCCCCGTCTATTTCtcgtcaaagccagactccattgagaaaaacagtaattttagcatgttgaacacaggagctgttggtctGCGGCTGCTTTGATcggttagtttgtgttactgtgtgactttggtgactTTGAGTTTGATATCGCagacaaatttgaccaattttagcaacagtaacaaactAAGACACTTTAAATTTGGAAATatttgtttgaggacattggggtTTGATTGttgcagcatttcacacaggccaatTAGGTGTTGCAAACTGTTCCTACAGACACAAAGGACATTCGTAGCTTGGAGTGAGGAGCCAGGGAAATACATACAGAATCACAGAATGAACAAATCACAGTTTAGTTTTCAGGCATTGAAATGAACAGTTATGAACAGTTTTAGACTTGAACAATGACTTCTGACCTATAGAGTTACAAAACACGGAACAAATGtattgtttgtaattttgttcTTGCACGACGATGTTCAGGCATTGAAGCTTTAGACTTTATTATAcacttgaaataaaataaacccaATGTGCCCACATGAAGACATAATTTAGTTCAAAACTACTTTCTTTTCttagtttttttatacttatcagatcctactaatcccaaataactaggtgaaataaaaaatgcatagCAAGCAAAAGCTctggtctcaggaggatattacAGTGTAATCTATCTGTCTGTACGGACTGCCTACAGTATTAAtgttttagcctctttacatCGGCTCCCTGTTTGTTTAAGgattgactttaaaatcttattgattacttttaaggctcttcatggaCCTGTTAGTCCCTTAGGAACCTCTGCGAGTTTGAGATCCTCAGGCAGAGGTCTTGTGCTTGTCCCAGAGTCCAGGCTGAGGaccaaaggggacagagcttttgcaaccatcttgattttagttttaACCTTCCTTATTTCATCTTTTACTAGACGACATTTTATCACatgttatttcttttattctccctgtgttttaaatgtttttagttttagtgtacagcactttggaaggtgcttcataaaaaaaagttcattattattattaaggcCATGTAACCCTGCACTATAagataatcataataataactaTGTAGGTGTCTGTCATATTGCACATGATGGTGATAAATTCTAATGATCACGATGATTTAAGTTTAATAACTTCCACAGCCCTGTTCACCATCACCTGATAATGTCAACAGGAGTAGTACACGCCTGTGGAAGTGGTGCGAGTAACATATTTATGCAACAGAGCCAACATTTTGGGGCCCACGTCACTGGTTTCCACAGTGGGCAGTTCTTTCGCTACTTCCGGTGGAGACGTGGCTCTGTACTGCTGCCATATTgacgctagctagctaacaatcACACAACTTGAAGACAGCTGTACACTCGCACCTTGCTATTCCACAGTGACTAGAGATCACCAAATCAAGAAACACCAGAGACGGAAGATCGTCGTACCATAGAGAGAGACCAAAATGGTGAGTGACAGTCGAACAATCAAGTTATTTCCTTTGCTTTGATCGGGCCTAGCAATTATCATAACACTGGCTAACATGGCTAAAGCTAGCTACCAGCTAGCTAGGTCCTCCAAGAGCGAAATAATGGGAAAGTCAAACGTTGCTTTCCACTGGGCTGACAGCGCTGACCTTATGTTGAGTTGcgaaaataaagtaaatgacTTGTCGTTTTATTATTTGGAGTTAAATATCAGGTGAGTAGGCGGCACTGAGTGTGCAGACATTGCTGACGTTAACTAGCTTGACaagctagcgctagctcctgTCATTAGCCGGATCCGAGCTAACGTTACCTGCTGTCATATTGTCTCCAACCAGGTAACACTGAATACTGTCCTTTAATAAACCATAGCCATGTATACATTTGTGTTATCATTATGACTGGGCAGCTGCTACAACACATATTCAGTACTGTCAACGTTAACCTCCATATCATGCAAGTTCAGGTCCATCGCAATCGATGTCTTTCATTTCTAACTTCAACCATTGTCAACGTGGAATCAATACACTTCCTTCATTCATTCCCCAGACTGAAACAAAGAGTGCACTCATATTACGCCTACTTATATTAACATAAActtacattttaattaagttAATTTACTGGAAATGTATCGTACCTGTCCACACAGCCGTTGTCTCTAGTGTGTcaccaaactccattcaaaACTTTGGTGATTCAAAGTTAGTTTAGCTCTTCAGCAGATATACACACATCGTAAACACGACTTAGTGTCTTCAGATCCATCACTTCACACCATTGTTAAATTCGGCATGCATGgcatctctgcagcagcaattattttatgaaaatgtcAGGTTATAAAGCAAGTGTCCAGCTACTCTTACAGTCTTCTTCCACCAACACTCAACACAGTAGGTTGTCTTAAGAAGTGCCAACCAGCACTATAAGTTGTACTACTAGCTGAGTGGGTTATGTGAATGCTGAATCCACCACTCAGTTTTGTCTAACACTAAATACAGTGATGTTTAACTCTGCAGTACTTGCTCTCCCTAGGAAGATGCAAACATTAGTGCCAATTCTGGTTACTGCAGGTTGAAGTGAAGGGAACTGTCAGCTTAATTTGTGCATTAAGTTCCTCCAGTACTATAACTCACTTTTGCCTTTCAGTAACATTTTCATGCTCAAACAAATTATGCATGTACACTGTGTTATTATATTAATAAAGCTCTGCAGGCATTGTAACAGTCAGGTTTTCTCCTCACCTCCAGGTGCTGTTGGCAGCGGCGGTGTGCACCAAGGCCGGCAAGGCCATTGTATCGCGGCAGTTTGTGGAAATGACCCGGACGCGCATCGAGGGTCTTCTGGCTGCATTCCCTAAACTCATGAACACGGGCAAGCAGCACACCTTTGTGGAAACAGACAGTGTTCGCTATGTGTACCAGCCGCTGGAGAAACTGTACATGGTCCTCATCACCACCAAGAACAGCAACATTCTGGAGGACTTGGAGACACTCAGACTCTTCTCCCGAGTGGTAAGGAAACATGGAGCTGACTTTatgtttctgtctgtaaaattaaattacatccATCATCTGTCTGATGTAAAGTTAACATTTTACACTGCAGTATAGGGGACTGGTAGTATCTTAAATGACTTCTCTGTAGCTGTAGGTCCATATGAGTTACTTCTAAATGAATCCAAATAACTGCATGTAGTAGATGTATACTTGAAACCTTTCAGCCTCTGTCACCAGCTTCTTGTCATCTCCTTTTGAGTCTTGAGTTTTTTTAACATGCACTGACAGTCGCAGTCTTCAGCATCTCTGTGTGTATCAACAGCCTGTCAATGAAGGAATGGGATTGTGGATAGCCAACAGTATTTGAAGCTAAAAACAGAATGGATTACAGTCTCCTTCTTTGATAATCTAGTAGAAATTTATAGGTACAACCATTTatgaacattttattatttcctcATCCTAATTTCAAATGTAGCTGTCATGCAGTGGCTGACAACCACAGATCACATTAAACTAAAGAAAAGCAAATGTACAAGTTTGAGGCAGAGCCATGTTCAGTGCTGGGCCTCGTTATTGCATTTCACAACTGTAAGTGATTTTGTATTGAATTAGGAAAATATTATTTGGGAAGTAAACAGAGAATTGGATGAGAAAAGCTAACTAATTGTTATATCTCTAGTAGGGATTCAAATCAATTAATTtataagcccaatatcacaaatcccaatttgcctcacagggctttacagcttATAACATTCCTCTGTTCTcagaccctcacagcggataaggaaaaactcccccaataaaaaacatttaacgggtggtagaaacctcaggaagagcaactaaggagggatccctcttccaatagatgtcatacagaacagatcaacatattGAACTCagagtaatccatatgacaaaatgattcatagacagagagagagacagagagggggatgTGCATGATTAGTCGATTCAATGTTGCTACCCTTACAAGTCGGTGAGAGAAATACTActtcagggtgtctgcaggtccttgaaaagtcttaaaatattttaaattcaattgtataacaataaggccttaaaagttgTTAAATAGTCTTcgatttgaatttgtgaggttgTAACTGCTGTAAACAATTTATCTAATTTAATGTCTACAGCTTTTAGTGAAAGTGAGTGAAGCCTTTCTgtgtaaaagtccacatttctaatgttacaaatcttcaataaactataatactgtcattttattttgtacttgcacctgttggcaaaatgtagattaacttaactcactctaataaccatattcctacaaaacacctacccctgcacaagaccacatacGCTATACACTTTTTACCTGCAATGCTTAgataagtaaaacatgatttgtccaaaaatctctcctaaatttggttaaaaggtgTCTTGAAAGGGTCTTTAAAAGCATGTAGACACCCTGTAGTTGGTTAAACTTATAATTTAAATGAGTGTACACATTTAAATGATATATTAACACATATTCTGAAGActattattatctttttaaaCATAAGATAGGCTGTTTGCTATGTGGTTGCGTCATCACTAAAAATGATGTTGTAATAATCGGGCACGTTTCCTTaagatttattttcctaaagAATGTTGCTTTCAATTAAGGTTAGTagttaacttttattttgtgagCTGCTGTCATGTCTTGTGGGATAATGTGCAAtaagggatgcatgataatatcggtATCATACCAATAAACATGAACTActagaatcagccaacatgctttttcttattttagacATTGAATGAATTTTACACACATTGAAAAgcactgtatttcatgtctccatctgctggtgggccatcatgataagtgtatgcatgtataatatgatgttaattccacaacAGAGGAGACTTAATGCTCATTAAAataaggtggggaaaaaaatggattttTTGGTATCGTTATTggttatcagtcaaatgagttgttgcatatcggcaaaaaaaaaatccaatatcgtgcatccctaaagTGCAGTGTTCATAGGGCACGGTGCAAAGTgccacagcagcatttaaaacctCATTtgattattgaaaaatgtgatcAGCCATCTCAAATGgcttttacagtattttttgaGACAGTGTTTAACTTTATAGATTGATTTGTTCCCTGAGTGTTTTCTTGGTTTTAGATCAGTCGACTAGTCTGAGTTTAAAGTTCTGTTTACACATCAGGGAAATTAGTCATCAGGAACATCCCTAATCTCTGCATAGCATCAGATAAAACAGAGTTTCACTTCCTGTATAGCCTGGAGTATTTAGCTTGCTCAAAATAAATCAGTTCAAGTCAATCTGTTGGCTGACCATAATTCCATCATGTCAAAAAAACAATGTCGTTCTCATGTATCCCCTTTATTTTCTGGTATATGTGAGTGCTGTCCAAGTAATCTGATACCCCTTGTAAGTTATTTCCCTTTTGTGTATCACATATAAACAGGAAGAAAATCTAAGTGGCGTGCAGCATGTGTTTGGCTGTTTTGAGTGGTCAGCCACTAAAACTTTACATACACATACTATAGAGGAAATACCCGTGTGGAAATGGGGTCAGGGCACTTGCGTGATTCATGTCCTTTTCCTCAGTATGGAAGGACTTAAATTACAATCCAAAAGGGACATAAGATTGTAATTGTGAGTAACCTAAAGTTATGTGATATAAGTGATGACTAGTTGTGACTAGAGGTTTGAACATCAAGCTCTGTTATCAATACTGTGCAGACTTTAAACAGGTGAAAGGTGCATTTATGtcacaaaaataatgagaatgctttaaaaaaaagtcgtttactagtgtttttatttgtgatcaGATCACTGGAGTTGTCAGTCGTCGAGCTTTTAGCTCAGACTGTCTTGTAGAAATAATTTTTCTGTCACCTCTCTAAGGGTTCACATCTCTTACTCACCGCATGTGCCAAATGTTGGACTGCCTGCTGTGGTTCAGATGTCTGATATTCGTTTTTCTTCCCTGCCGTTCCAGATCCCAGAATACTGTCGTGTGCTCGAGGAGAGCGAAATATCAGAGCACTGTTTTGACCTGATCTTTGCCTTCGATGAGATCGTGGCGCTCGGCTACAGAGAGAACGTCAACCTGGCTCAGATTCGCACCTTCACAGAGATGGACTCCCACGAGGAGAAGGTTTTCCGTGCTGTCAGAGAGGTGAGATCACGCGCATTCTACTGATCCCCATGGAGAAATCCAAGTCTGCTATTTTTTATCTCTCAACGCTGCAGTTTGCAAATGAATTACTGTATTTATCTcagtgtttctgtcatttaattcaaaacaaactttaaatgtCTACAGACTCAGGAAAGAGAGGCCAAGgcagagatgaggaggaagGCCAAGGAGCTGCAGCAGGCTAGGAGGGACGCTGAGCGCTCTGGGAAGAAGGTGCCAGCTTTTGGCGGTTTTGGCAGCGCCGGCATGACCAGTGTCTCCTCAGGGTCCATCATCACAGACACCATCGTCGAGCCTGAGAAGCCCAAGATCACACCAGCTCCAGTCAGGTACAAGAAATACATGTGTGAAATCCTTTTGGATCTGAACAtatctttttgctgtcatattaTGTTGGAGGATGGTGCACGGGGACTTTTGTGGCCATTCATTGCAGTTGTTGTAAttggaaattaaattaaatgtgtttagaagttctttttaatgtttgtagATCACTGTTCAAAGaatgtgatttttcttttctttcagacCAAGTGGACCCAGTAAGGCTCTGAAACTGGGTGCTAAAGGGAAAGAGGTGGACAACTTTGTTGACAAGCTCAAGTCCGAGGGTGAAACCATCATGCCCACCACAGGAAAGAGGGGCTCAGATGTATCCAAAGTTCTACCACCACCAGTCAACGTGGAGAggtacacacacatcacagtcTACATCACTGATTATTGTTTATCTGGGAGTTGTGTTGTGAGTTGTGTATTTATAAGGACCTCAATGCTGATTGAACTCAAACAAAACAGTGTACACTAACATCCTACATATCTTTTCCTTCGTAATGTTCTGACCTCATCAGCTATTCTctactttttcttttgatttcaGTAAATTGAATTTTAATAATTGAAAACACTTCCTGTACCACACTAAAATGATATGGACTTGAGTGCAACATTAGCTGCTTTTAGTCTTCTGTCATCTGTCGGGACTCACAGCATGACTGGATGTGTTTCCTCTCCAGTGTACATCTGCGTGTGGAGGAGAAGATCTCGCTGACTTGCGGTCGTGACGGCGGCCTACAGAACATGGAGGTGCTGGGCATGGTGACGCTCCGAGTCACTGACGATAAGAACGGACGTATCCGCCTCGTCATCAACAATAATGACAACAAAGGATTGCAGCTGCAGGTAGGTTGACCGCATATTAGAAACTTGCTGGAGACAGTGTTCTGCCATACGACAGTATAGCTTCTGTAAATTAGTCCTTTTGAGATTTCTCAGGGTTTTTGGGCCTGAAACGCCTGATTTCTCTGCAgctttttgaaaaaaatgcaatgtgTTTAGGCATTATTTGCAGTGAAATTGCATGGGCAAATGAAAACTGCAAAAATAGTTGCGATACTGTCTCGGAAACAGAACCtattattttaaacattcagtgtttcccacagaatctATTTGTGATGGTGGGGGCGCTGGGCATCATGATCGCTGATGAttagctgtagctgttgctaCCAATCGACACAGTGCTGAGGGACCATCTCCGTGACCCTCTCCTCCTGCCCGGTTAGCAGGAGCTagcgcagcagcagctaacatccaacactgaacCATTAAATGGTCCCAACAAGCTCACTCTGACACAGACACTTGTCTCTGTTGTCAAGCCTGTTAACAACCGTTGGGTAATGTTAGCCGtttgatgctaacagttagccctgtcactgtgtgtgtgtgagtctgtccCAGGCTCAGAGCTCCGGTCCTGCAGCTGTAGTCTCCTGATAAatagaggaagaaagagagtgGGCCAAGGAGGCGCTAAAGGAATCAATACGCTGCACGCAGCTCTGCAATGAGATAAAATTTTACCcgttttaaattttaaaagtcTGAAGGAATTCCcagggattggctgaatttgtgttAATTATTATGGTTGCAGCATCGtaacatcctggaggggctggtaaatatataaataatgttttaattagAGAGATTAGGCAACTAAAACACCTGTCACTAAAAAGACATCTCTTTAAAACCGTTGCCCTTtcattttcagtattttaaaTGACCTGAACTGTAATGTACACATGCATCACCCCGTGACTTATGACAGCTGTATTGACAATTGtatttctgtctctgctcaGACACATCCCAATGTTGACAAGAAGATGTTCACAGCTGAGTCTGTGATTGGCCTGAAGAACCCAGAGAAGTCCTTCCCTCTCAACAATGATGTTGGTGTACTGAAGTGGAGACTACAGACCACAGACGAGTCCCTCATACCTCTAACCAGTAAGCACCGGTACATGTACCTCATCTGGAGCGAAGCCAGTTTGATATGATGCTGCTGTTCATGTGATAATGAGAGCATTGTGTATATTGTTATTCACTGTCACTTATCTGACTCTAATGTGACTGATAATATGAGTGTCTTGTTCCTTCCACAGTAAACTGCTGGCCTTCAGAGAGCGGTACTGGCTGTGATGTCAACATTGAATacgagctgcaggaggagagccTCGAGCTCAACGACGTGGTCATCAGCATCCCTGTACCGTAAGTATATCCACTAAGTAACTTTATATTAACTGCATTATTGATGGACAAAAGTGACCGCCCTGAGACCTGAGATCAACATAAATTAGTTTTAATTTGAAGTCACTCTTCAACATTATCAACAAACCCTCATGTCAGTCTGAACCTCGTAAAGGAAGTTGTCAGTTGTCAGTGTGTAACTTCATCAGGTAAACAGGGTGTGGCTGAAATTAGGTCCACTTAATAACAAAAGACACTTCCCTGGATAAATAAAGGTATTCTTTTGAACAGTTtagggcggcagtagctcagtccagcACACATTGAAACTTTCAATACGAGGCTTTCGGTTCATTGCACATTACAAACTGAATGATTTGTTAAACTATCCTGTTACATTTTGGAAGATAGAACATACAGCTTAAACTTGCGCTCAACAACCCCTGAGCAGAAGAATGAGCCGCTGCGCAGCCACAGACTCTTAAACAACCAagccagcagcacacacagtcTATGGATGCAAAGCACAAACCCCTAACCCAGGGAGCGAGAGCTGCTATAGAGtctcattcagcagctaacattaTCACAAAGCCACACCCACAGCAGTAAGCAGTAACTGCTGGTGGGCCGGGTAGCCAATTCAGCCAGAAAGACTGAAGGGTACGTTGGTGACGGCTATTTAGCTTAtctttattcatgtatttattaaacTGAAAGAGCTCAGAGAGCTCAGGGGACGTAGCAAACTCACTGCTGACACACAGTGGGCAAAAGAAACAACACTGATACTATGTGCTCTAATGTCAGTAGTAACGTAGTTTTTATATAGTAGGACACAGAAATGGTTAAAAACAGTTGGACGGTCTAACTCCAGTTCAGTAccacacatttctgtcttttcacGTTTCAACAAGTATATATGAACTTGTATTGTGATCAGAAAGAAATCACAGACTTTGCTTTACCCAAACTTTAATTAGCCTACTTCAACCAGACTGTAATTCCTTCTTTATATAAAAAAGCCCAAATCATGTTAGTTTTCATGCAATTAAAAATTTGGAAATCAATGAAATTTCTCTGGCAGTTTTTTCCCCAGACTGAAAATTTACCAAACCATGACTCAGCTGTATCAAACAGAGCTATGAATTTTGTGAACCATTACACATTAGTAttgacatgttttctgttttcctgtTCCTGTGCAGGTCTGGTGTGGGAGCTCCTGTGATTGGTGATCTGGATGGAGAGTACAAACACGACAGCAGGCGAAACATTCTGGAGTGGTGCCTACCTGTCATCGATGCCAACAACAAGACCGGCAGCCTGGAGTTCAGCATCGCCGGACAGCCCAACGACTTTTTCCCCATCGCTGTGTCCTTTGTGTCCAAGCGCAACTACTGCGACATCCAGGTGGGTCACTGAAAACAAGCGTTTCCTGTCACGGTCT
Coding sequences within:
- the LOC126404115 gene encoding coatomer subunit delta, with the protein product MVLLAAAVCTKAGKAIVSRQFVEMTRTRIEGLLAAFPKLMNTGKQHTFVETDSVRYVYQPLEKLYMVLITTKNSNILEDLETLRLFSRVIPEYCRVLEESEISEHCFDLIFAFDEIVALGYRENVNLAQIRTFTEMDSHEEKVFRAVRETQEREAKAEMRRKAKELQQARRDAERSGKKVPAFGGFGSAGMTSVSSGSIITDTIVEPEKPKITPAPVRPSGPSKALKLGAKGKEVDNFVDKLKSEGETIMPTTGKRGSDVSKVLPPPVNVESVHLRVEEKISLTCGRDGGLQNMEVLGMVTLRVTDDKNGRIRLVINNNDNKGLQLQTHPNVDKKMFTAESVIGLKNPEKSFPLNNDVGVLKWRLQTTDESLIPLTINCWPSESGTGCDVNIEYELQEESLELNDVVISIPVPSGVGAPVIGDLDGEYKHDSRRNILEWCLPVIDANNKTGSLEFSIAGQPNDFFPIAVSFVSKRNYCDIQVTKVTHVDGDSSVRFSSETSFVVDKYEIL